From Nocardioides daedukensis, the proteins below share one genomic window:
- the hsaA gene encoding 3-hydroxy-9,10-secoandrosta-1,3,5(10)-triene-9,17-dione monooxygenase oxygenase subunit: MNDQVLDNVRDLLPIIAARAVETEEARRVPAETIAELTEAGFFRLLQPKRCGGLERNPIEFYESVRAIAGACGSTGWVASVMGVHPWQLGIFPKAAQDEVWADDSNALIASSYAPIGKLTAVDGGYRLNGRWSFASGIDHADWVLLGALAVDADDKPVDFITTLVPRSEVTVLDVWDTIGLRGTGSNDVVVDDVFVPAHRSLRNFVHSRLEGPGQKVNKGPLYRMSFGALFTTTVTAPLLGTVAGGLTSYVDAMADRMRLSLGGGRFAEDQFAQIAVARASSEIDAAILQMDRNIAEMYAAASAGAEIPMELRLRTRRDQVRGTERALTAIDILFKTAGGNSLRRDNPIGRAWRDAHAGSVHVANDVERTLALHGKGAFGITVEDNLI, translated from the coding sequence GTGAACGATCAGGTGCTCGACAACGTCCGTGACCTCCTCCCCATCATCGCCGCGCGTGCGGTGGAGACGGAAGAGGCTCGTCGCGTTCCCGCCGAGACCATCGCCGAGCTCACCGAGGCCGGTTTCTTCAGGCTCCTGCAGCCGAAGCGGTGCGGCGGGCTCGAGCGGAACCCGATCGAGTTCTACGAGTCGGTCCGGGCGATCGCCGGCGCCTGCGGCTCCACCGGATGGGTGGCCTCGGTGATGGGCGTCCACCCGTGGCAGCTCGGCATCTTCCCCAAGGCTGCGCAGGACGAGGTGTGGGCCGACGACTCCAACGCCCTGATCGCCTCCTCCTATGCGCCGATCGGCAAGCTGACCGCGGTCGATGGGGGCTACCGCCTCAACGGCCGGTGGAGCTTCGCCTCCGGGATCGACCACGCCGACTGGGTCCTGCTCGGGGCGCTCGCCGTGGACGCCGACGACAAGCCGGTGGACTTCATCACCACCCTGGTCCCCCGCTCGGAGGTCACCGTCCTCGACGTCTGGGACACCATCGGCCTGCGCGGCACCGGCAGCAACGACGTGGTCGTCGACGACGTCTTCGTCCCGGCCCACCGCAGCCTGCGCAACTTCGTGCACTCCCGCCTCGAGGGCCCGGGCCAGAAGGTCAACAAGGGCCCGCTCTACCGGATGTCGTTCGGGGCGCTGTTCACCACGACGGTCACCGCTCCCCTGCTCGGCACCGTGGCCGGCGGGCTCACGTCGTACGTCGACGCGATGGCGGACCGGATGCGGCTCAGCCTCGGCGGTGGCCGCTTCGCGGAGGACCAGTTCGCCCAGATCGCCGTGGCGCGGGCGTCCTCCGAGATCGACGCCGCGATCCTGCAGATGGACCGCAACATCGCGGAGATGTACGCCGCTGCCTCGGCCGGTGCGGAGATCCCGATGGAGCTGCGCCTGCGCACCCGTCGCGACCAGGTCCGCGGGACCGAGCGCGCACTCACCGCCATCGACATCCTGTTCAAGACCGCCGGCGGCAACTCGTTGCGCCGCGACAACCCGATCGGGCGCGCGTGGCGCGATGCCCACGCGGGTTCGGTGCACGTGGCCAACGATGTGGAACGCACCCTCGCGCTGCACGGCAAGGGTGCGTTCGGGATCACCGTCGAGGACAACCTGATCTGA
- a CDS encoding Rieske 2Fe-2S domain-containing protein: MTAVEDEVRRIEADAAPTRFARGWHCLGLAKDFQDGKPHQVNAFGEKLVVFCGEDGKVNVLDGYCRHMGGDLSQGTVKGNEIACPFHDWRWGGDGKCKAIPYARRVPLRARTASWPTMVQDGMLFVWNDPQGNPPPADVTIPKIDGVEDEGWTDWQWYSIKIEGANCREIVDNVVDMAHFFYVHYSFPTYFKNIFEGTTATQFMNGEGREDVMRPQSAGSNAPKATGNSSVASYHGPSFMIDDLVYHYEGYDVKSVLINCHYPVDENSFVLQYGIIVEKLPGMDDSEADAMARKMGDFIKIGFEQDVTIWKNKARIDNPLLCEEDGPVYQLRRWYEQFYVDVEDITPEMTDRFEFEIDTSRPNEAWKAEVAQNVEARKQASAEQGQTV; the protein is encoded by the coding sequence ATGACTGCAGTCGAGGACGAAGTCCGTCGCATCGAAGCCGATGCGGCACCCACGCGATTCGCCCGCGGATGGCACTGCCTGGGCCTGGCCAAGGACTTCCAGGACGGAAAGCCGCACCAGGTCAACGCCTTCGGCGAGAAGCTCGTCGTCTTCTGCGGTGAGGACGGCAAGGTCAACGTGCTCGACGGCTACTGCCGGCACATGGGCGGCGACCTGTCCCAGGGCACGGTCAAGGGCAACGAGATCGCCTGCCCGTTCCACGACTGGCGCTGGGGTGGCGACGGCAAGTGCAAGGCAATCCCCTATGCCCGCCGCGTCCCGCTCCGTGCCCGCACCGCGTCCTGGCCGACGATGGTCCAGGACGGCATGCTCTTCGTCTGGAACGACCCCCAGGGCAACCCGCCCCCGGCCGACGTGACGATCCCCAAGATCGACGGCGTCGAGGACGAGGGTTGGACCGACTGGCAGTGGTACTCGATCAAGATCGAGGGCGCCAACTGCCGCGAGATCGTCGACAACGTCGTGGACATGGCGCACTTCTTCTACGTGCACTACTCCTTCCCGACCTACTTCAAGAACATCTTCGAAGGCACCACCGCCACTCAGTTCATGAACGGTGAGGGCCGCGAGGACGTGATGCGCCCGCAGAGCGCCGGGAGCAACGCGCCCAAGGCGACCGGCAACTCCTCGGTGGCCTCCTACCACGGCCCGTCCTTCATGATCGACGACCTCGTCTACCACTACGAGGGCTACGACGTGAAGAGCGTGCTGATCAACTGCCACTACCCGGTCGACGAGAACTCCTTCGTCCTGCAGTACGGCATCATCGTCGAGAAGCTGCCCGGCATGGACGACTCCGAGGCCGACGCGATGGCCCGCAAGATGGGCGACTTCATCAAGATCGGCTTCGAGCAGGACGTCACGATCTGGAAGAACAAGGCCCGGATCGACAACCCGCTGCTCTGCGAGGAGGACGGGCCGGTCTACCAGCTGCGTCGATGGTACGAGCAGTTCTATGTCGACGTCGAGGACATCACTCCCGAGATGACGGACCGCTTCGAGTTCGAGATCGACACCAGCCGCCCGAACGAGGCATGGAAGGCCGAGGTCGCGCAGAACGTCGAGGCCCGCAAGCAGGCATCCGCCGAGCAGGGCCAGACGGTCTGA